Proteins encoded in a region of the Sander lucioperca isolate FBNREF2018 chromosome 4, SLUC_FBN_1.2, whole genome shotgun sequence genome:
- the LOC116042657 gene encoding uncharacterized protein LOC116042657, which translates to MTGIQYLACLWTLFITQTGFVCSDIQFLERNEGESVVLPCVVDQRNPSPFGVYLKRNWLKTSEVLFMHTGNDVSADNRISVSGDPSSHSLNVTISQLSASDTDRYYCEFVANNPLGEDDRKQGKTEFFLLVNSDALGPVDIGLVETCSGGSAVLPCLPPHGEALAVEGVSLKRQRGRARVEVLYHSKRHHGGSPPSSSLFPVERVHLSSAPGPRGITYNLTLQQLQPDDSALYSCQLLLSGRPDTSTTLGRQALFVSVQGGQCGCSNYSTLLYALSSAVAILLLILGFVVIYKGKAHRSVKSHPQAPIYEEMTGLQPVSRKLAPRHLEETESSEYRNCSVKKSYTENHYESPIGALSPRSES; encoded by the exons ATGACTGGGATCCAGTACCTGGCATGTCTGTGGACTCTGTTCATCACACAGACTGGATTTG TGTGCAGTGACATTCAGTTCTTGGAGAGGAATGAGGGGGAATCTGTGGTTCTTCCCTGTGTAGTTGACCAAAGAAACCCTTCGCCCTTCGGTGTCTACCTGAAGCGCAACTGGCTGAAAACCAGTGAAGTGCTGTTCATGCACACCGGGAACGACGTCAGTGCAGATAACCGCATCAGTGTCAGTGGAGACCCGAGCAGCCACTCTCTGAACGTGACCATCTCTCAGCTGAGTGCCAGCGACACAGACCGCTACTACTGTGAGTTTGTTGCGAACAACCCTTTAGGTGAAGATGACCGAAAACAGGGGAAGACTGAATTCTTCCTTCTTGTTAATTCTG ATGCCCTCGGGCCAGTGGACATTGGGTTGGTGGAGACATGTTCTGGGGGCTCAGCCGTGCTCCCCTGTCTCCCCCCACACGGGGAGGCCTTGGCCGTGGAAGGGGTGAGTCTGAAGCGACAGAGGGGCCGGGCACGTGTGGAGGTGTTGTACCACTCAAAGCGTCACCACGGCGGCAGCCCTCCATCCTCCTCCCTGTTCCCTGTTGAGAGGGTCCACCTGTCCTCGGCTCCCGGTCCCAGGGGCATCACCTACAACCTGAccctgcagcagctgcagccggACGACAGCGCCCTGTACAGCTGCCAGCTGCTCCTCAGTGGCAGGCCCGACACCAGCACCACTCTAGGAAGACAAGCACTCTTTGTTTCTGTGCAAG GAGGTCAGTGTGGCTGCTCCAACTACTCCACTCTGCTATATGCTTTGTCCTCAGCTGTGGCcattctcctcctcatccttggATTTGTGGTGATTTATAAA GGCAAAGCACACCGCAGTGTCAAGTCACACCCTCAGGCACCCATTTACGAGGAGATGACCGGGCTGCAGCCTGTCAGTCGAAAACTGGCCCCCCGTCATCTGGAGGAAACTGAGTCTTCAGAGTACAGAAACTGCTCTGTGAAGAAATCCTATACTGAAAACCATTACGAAAGCCCCATTGGAGCCCTGAGCCCCAGGAGTGAGTCGTAG
- the LOC116042659 gene encoding BUB3-interacting and GLEBS motif-containing protein ZNF207-like isoform X2, which produces MGRKKKKQMKPWCWYCNRDFDDEKILIQHQKAKHFKCHICHKKLYTGPGLAIHCMQVHKETIDSVPNAIPGRTDIELEIYGMEGIPEKDMQERRRTLEQKSQESQKKKSNNQDDSDEDDDDDDEAGPSVQQVSAVQPQAGYAAPMAQLGMPPVAGAPGMHPGGYQGMPPMMPGVPPMMHGMPPAMHGMPPGMMPMGGMMPPMMPGMPGMPHGMPPHMAPRPGMPHMAPSAAAGAIPSRPAVPVAQPAVTKPLFPSAAQAQQSTSGATASISHSTAASSDPPKATFPAYTQPSVSSCSSTSSSSNPSSSTVAKPPATVPTKPATLTTTSATSKLIHPDEDISLEEMRALLPRYQRLTPRPGQAHVAAPPVAPVGSIMPPQQGMPPQQPGMRHPMHGQYGAPPQGMPSYMPGGMPPYGQGPPMVPSYQGGPPMGMRPPAMSPAGRY; this is translated from the exons ATGGGacgaaagaagaagaagcagatgaAGCCATGGTGCTG GTACTGTAATCGAGACTTTGATGATGAAAAGATCCTCATTCAGCATCAGAAGGCAAAGCATTTTAAATGCCATATTTGCCACAAGAAGTTGTACACAGGCCCAGGCTTGGCTATCCATTGCATGCAG GTACACAAAGAGACGATTGACAGTGTACCCAATGCAATTCCTGGAAGAACAGACATTGAGCTGGAGATCTACGGTATGGAGGGTATtccagagaaagacatgcaggaaagaaGACGAACGTTAGAACAGAAGTCACAAG AGAGTCAAAAGAAGAAGTCTAACAATCAGGATGATTCGGATGAGgacgacgatgatgatgatgaagcagGACCATCAGTTCAGCAGGTTTCTGCTGTCCAGCCCCAGGCAGGCTACGCTGCGCCAATGGCCCAGCTTGGGATGCCTCCTGTGGCTGGCGCACCTGGGATGCACCCTGGAGGATATCAAG GAATGCCTCCCATGATGCCGGGCGTTCCTCCAATGATGCACGGCATGCCCCCTGCCATGCACGGCATGCCACCAGG CATGATGCCAATGGGTGGAATGATGCCTCCCATGATGCCAGGGATGCCCGGTATGCCCCACG GAATGCCACCTCACATGGCTCCTAGGCCAGGCATGCCCCATATGGCCCCATCCGCCGCAGCAGGAGCGATACCCAGTCGACCAGCAGTACCAGTGGCTCAGCCCGCCGTCACCAAACCTCTCTTCCCCAGTGCAGCACAG GCCCAGCAGAGCACTTCAGGAGCCACAGCTTCAATCTCCCACAGTACAGCCGCCTCCTCTGACCCTCCCAAAGCAACATTCCCTGCCTACACCCAGCCCTCTGTCTCTTCTTGCTCttccacttcttcttcttctaaccCCTCTAGCAGCACTGTGGCCAAACCCCCAGCCACAGTGCCCACCAAGCCTGCCACCCTCACCACCACGAGTGCAACTAGTAAGTTGATCCATCCTGATGAGGATATCTCACTG GAAGAGATGAGGGCCCTCTTGCCCCGTTACCAGCGTCTTACACCCAGGCCGGGTCAGGCCCACGTGGCTGCTCCCCCAGTGGCGCCTGTGGGCAGCATAATGCCCCCACAGCAAGGCATGCCACCACAGCAGCCTGGCATGAGGCATCCCATGCATG GTCAGTATGGTGCGCCTCCTCAGGGCATGCCAAGTTACATGCCTGGAGGGATGCCTCCATATGGGCAGGGTCCTCCTATGGTGCCCTCTTACCAGGGAGGCCCTCCCATGGGCATGAGGCCGCCCGCCATGTCTCCGGCTGGACGCTACTGA
- the LOC116042659 gene encoding BUB3-interacting and GLEBS motif-containing protein ZNF207-like isoform X1 — translation MGRKKKKQMKPWCWYCNRDFDDEKILIQHQKAKHFKCHICHKKLYTGPGLAIHCMQVHKETIDSVPNAIPGRTDIELEIYGMEGIPEKDMQERRRTLEQKSQESQKKKSNNQDDSDEDDDDDDEAGPSVQQVSAVQPQAGYAAPMAQLGMPPVAGAPGMHPGGYQGMPPMMPGVPPMMHGMPPAMHGMPPGMMPMGGMMPPMMPGMPGMPHGMPPHMAPRPGMPHMAPSAAAGAIPSRPAVPVAQPAVTKPLFPSAAQMGAGVHSNTAAVSSPPADLQSASSQPPFPNTPQAQQSTSGATASISHSTAASSDPPKATFPAYTQPSVSSCSSTSSSSNPSSSTVAKPPATVPTKPATLTTTSATSKLIHPDEDISLEEMRALLPRYQRLTPRPGQAHVAAPPVAPVGSIMPPQQGMPPQQPGMRHPMHGQYGAPPQGMPSYMPGGMPPYGQGPPMVPSYQGGPPMGMRPPAMSPAGRY, via the exons ATGGGacgaaagaagaagaagcagatgaAGCCATGGTGCTG GTACTGTAATCGAGACTTTGATGATGAAAAGATCCTCATTCAGCATCAGAAGGCAAAGCATTTTAAATGCCATATTTGCCACAAGAAGTTGTACACAGGCCCAGGCTTGGCTATCCATTGCATGCAG GTACACAAAGAGACGATTGACAGTGTACCCAATGCAATTCCTGGAAGAACAGACATTGAGCTGGAGATCTACGGTATGGAGGGTATtccagagaaagacatgcaggaaagaaGACGAACGTTAGAACAGAAGTCACAAG AGAGTCAAAAGAAGAAGTCTAACAATCAGGATGATTCGGATGAGgacgacgatgatgatgatgaagcagGACCATCAGTTCAGCAGGTTTCTGCTGTCCAGCCCCAGGCAGGCTACGCTGCGCCAATGGCCCAGCTTGGGATGCCTCCTGTGGCTGGCGCACCTGGGATGCACCCTGGAGGATATCAAG GAATGCCTCCCATGATGCCGGGCGTTCCTCCAATGATGCACGGCATGCCCCCTGCCATGCACGGCATGCCACCAGG CATGATGCCAATGGGTGGAATGATGCCTCCCATGATGCCAGGGATGCCCGGTATGCCCCACG GAATGCCACCTCACATGGCTCCTAGGCCAGGCATGCCCCATATGGCCCCATCCGCCGCAGCAGGAGCGATACCCAGTCGACCAGCAGTACCAGTGGCTCAGCCCGCCGTCACCAAACCTCTCTTCCCCAGTGCAGCACAG ATGGGCGCTGGTGTTCACAgcaacacagcagctgtttcCTCTCCGCCTGCAGACCTTCAGTCTGCCTCCTCTCAGCCTCCCTTTCCTAACACGCCACAA GCCCAGCAGAGCACTTCAGGAGCCACAGCTTCAATCTCCCACAGTACAGCCGCCTCCTCTGACCCTCCCAAAGCAACATTCCCTGCCTACACCCAGCCCTCTGTCTCTTCTTGCTCttccacttcttcttcttctaaccCCTCTAGCAGCACTGTGGCCAAACCCCCAGCCACAGTGCCCACCAAGCCTGCCACCCTCACCACCACGAGTGCAACTAGTAAGTTGATCCATCCTGATGAGGATATCTCACTG GAAGAGATGAGGGCCCTCTTGCCCCGTTACCAGCGTCTTACACCCAGGCCGGGTCAGGCCCACGTGGCTGCTCCCCCAGTGGCGCCTGTGGGCAGCATAATGCCCCCACAGCAAGGCATGCCACCACAGCAGCCTGGCATGAGGCATCCCATGCATG GTCAGTATGGTGCGCCTCCTCAGGGCATGCCAAGTTACATGCCTGGAGGGATGCCTCCATATGGGCAGGGTCCTCCTATGGTGCCCTCTTACCAGGGAGGCCCTCCCATGGGCATGAGGCCGCCCGCCATGTCTCCGGCTGGACGCTACTGA